One genomic window of Arachis hypogaea cultivar Tifrunner chromosome 8, arahy.Tifrunner.gnm2.J5K5, whole genome shotgun sequence includes the following:
- the LOC112705655 gene encoding uncharacterized protein produces MSRCFPFRPTGYTSNGSCSEALIESIKIQREDATKVKKDLKKERRREKKEKKEKRKERRERKGKTSNFSDAKDQKHIEAAGESTTERSKGVCVQKLDDSENEQQNKSDITVEHDQPVSWLEPCSSDSIQSGNKRKRSVSPSSQNGATGIKLRLALKKPEEQKQDDQFGSTSRSAVTVYSSVQNANESHHQVRCFTSAERDTCAGNSDFTLKGKFQSSHNGSAPKSDTPVLSVYDALFQNWVPPPLTVDGLSSDEDWLFGSELKDGRSDTKRVKPISGAMRCSSTSLWPRAQYVPEVEIYALPYTVPF; encoded by the exons ATGTCGCGATGCTTTCCCTTCAGACCTACAGGGTATACGAGCAATGGGTCATGTAGCGAGGCCTTGATCGAATCAATTAAG ATCCAGAGAGAGGATGCTACTAAGGTCAAGAAAGATCTCaagaaagaaaggagaagggaaaagaaggaaaagaaggaaaaaaggaaagaaaggagagagaggaaAGGAAAAACCTCCAATTTCAGTGATGCTAAAGACCAGAAGCACATTGAAGCAGCAGGGGAAAGCACGACAGAGAGAAGTAAGGGGGTCTGCGTGCAAAAGCTAGATGACTCCGAAAATGAACAGCAGAACAAGAGTGACATAACCGTGGAACATGACCAACCAGTCTCTTGGTTAGAACCTTGCAGCTCGGACAGTATCCAAAGCGGCAACAAAAGGAAAAGGAGTGTATCACCATCTAGTCAAAATGGAG CAACGGGCATAAAATTAAGACTTGCACTGAAAAAACCTGAAGAACAGAAACAAGATGATCAATTTGGCTCTACTTCCAGAAGTGCTGTAACTGTGTATTCTTCTGTTCAAAATGCCAATGAAAGCCATCATCAAGTAAGATGTTTCACTAGTGCAGAGAGAGATACATGTGCTGGAAATTCTGATTTTACGCTGAAAGGAAAATTCCAGAGTTCACACAACGGATCTGCTCCAAAATCAGATACGCCGGTGCTATCTGTTTATGATGCCCTATTTCAGAATTGGGTTCCTCCTCCATTAACTGTTGATGGATTATCTTCTGATGAAGACTGGCTGTTTGGTTCGGAACTTAAGGATGGAAGGTCTGATACCAAAAGAGTAAAACCTATTTCTGGTGCCATGAGGTGTTCAAGCACATCTTTGTGGCCTCGGGCTCAATACGTACCAGAGGTTGAAATATATGCATTGCCTTACACAGTTCCGTTTTGA
- the LOC112705656 gene encoding uncharacterized protein has product MRRVVNRAIFLGRALRSNSTVYGGFTGGSTVCQVAPYDTCSSSNSKWLSQNFVDRLSLSNPYLAHSVRFGSAAATSLAQDVQSNASLRSEEGFKSKDVVLFQYEACPFCNKVKAFLDYYDIPYKVVEVNPMNKKEIKWSDYKKVPILTVDGQQMVDSSEIIDKLVKRIRPDYDLDAAEEKKWREWVDNHLVHVLSPNIYRTVSEALESFEYITTQGNFSLSERLVAKYGGAAAMYFVSKKLKKKHNITDERAALYGAAEQWVDALKGRKFLGGMDPNLADLAVFGVLRPIRHLKSGKDMVEHTQIGKWYSDMDQAVGQSCRVNSDS; this is encoded by the exons ATGCGACGTGTCGTTAATCGAGCCATATTTCTAGGCAGAGCCTTAAGGAGCAACTCCACCGTCTACGGTGGCTTTACCGGTGGTTCCACTGTTTGCCAGGTGGCTCCCTACGACACGTGCTCGAGTTCCAACTCTAAGTGGCTGTCTCAGAATTTCGTTGATCGCTTGAGCCTCTCAAATCCCTACTTAGCTCACAGTGTTAGGTTCGGTTCTGCAGCTGCCACGTCTCTCGCTCAAGATGTGCAATCGAATGCTTCGCTTCGCTCAGAAGAGGGTTTCAAGTCCAAAGACGTGGTTCTGTTTCAGTATGAGGCCTGTCCTTTCTGCAACAAAGTTAAAG CGTTTCTGGACTACTATGATATTCCATATAAAGTGGTGGAAGTAAATCCAATGAACAAGAAGGAGATCAAATGGTCTGATTACAAGAAGGTGCCTATTTTGACAGTTGATGGTCAACAAATGGTTGATTCTTCAG AGATAATTGATAAGTTGGTGAAACGGATACGTCCCGATTATGATTTAGATGCAGCTGAAGAGAAGAAGTGGCGCGA GTGGGTGGACAATCACTTGGTTCATGTATTGTCACCCAACATATATCGAACTGTTTCCGAGGCTCTTGAATCATTTGAGTATATCACCACTCAAG GTAATTTCAGTTTATCTGAGAGGTTAGTGGCGAAGTATGGCGGTGCTGCTGCTATGTATTTTGtgtcaaagaaattaaagaagaaacatAATATCACTGATGAGCGAGCAGCACTGTATGGAGCTGCAGAACAATGGGTTGATGCTTTGAAGGGCCGAAAGTTTCTTG GTGGAATGGATCCTAATTTAGCAGATCTTGCTGTCTTTGGTGTTCTACGACCCATCCGTCACCTCAAGTCAGGTAAAGATATGGTAGAGCACACACAGATTGGGAAATGGTACTCTGATATGGATCAGGCTGTAGGACAGTCTTGCAGAGTCAATTCAGATAGTTAA